Below is a genomic region from Tursiops truncatus isolate mTurTru1 chromosome 4, mTurTru1.mat.Y, whole genome shotgun sequence.
TCCCTTCAGCAAATATTCCATACTGCCTATTGCTGTTGGCAGTCAGCATCCCACCTCACTATTCCCCTGGTGGAGTGTAACAAAAGCCTCATGAAAGAAAGGTTAATGATTTCTATATCttccctttacattttttaaaaaaatattaatctatCCAAGAGACTCCTGTTTTCCTTCAAAGATATTTCATTCAGCCTAGTCCCCTAATATCCCAAACTTaaaactgaagttaaaaaaatttaatctgaAATTTTGCCTAAATacaatttctcttttctcctaatTATTCTTTCAAACTTAATTCAAATGAACTCAATTAAACAAATATCTCTTGGGTTCTAttgtgtgcctggcacatatcCTAAGTCTTGGGGAAGCAACAACAAATAAGAAGCTCACAGTTTATTAGGCAGAGGTTCTCAGAGTGGCTGGGGTTACAGAGAAAGGGCAGACCtgggaacatttttcttttctttcttttttttaaaaaattcccagtGAATGAGAATTTTGAGAATCACATGTGGTGAATATTGTGGTGTGACTTTCTCTCCagcctctatttttcttttcttagaaacttccctgaattttcattttggtaGACACAATGACTTCATACACCCCTGGCTCTAGGGTGAGGCATGAAGTTCAGGCTTAAAGTAGATTTTATATTCTCATGTTTGGATCTCAGTGATTGGTTAATGGTTGTACCACTGTAGGAAAGCCAGACTCAGATGAGGCTAATACATTGAAGACTGAGACCTAGAAAGGAATGACTCCTTGATCAAACCAATCCTGAAGCCCACAGAAACCCTAGACTTTCTAGTTTCATTAGTCAGtaaatcccttttatttttaaatttgttctgTCTTAGGGTAAATAttaagctgctataacaaatagaccaaaaaaaaaaaaaaagaaacccagaatTAGTTGCTAAAATAAGAtggtagtttctttctttcttgtgttATAGTTTGACTTGACCATCTAAGGCTGAGGAAGCAGCTCTGCTCCATGAGGCTGTCCAGGGACCAAGAACTCTCCATTTTATTCCTCTGCTATCACTAGGATTACCTCTTTTTGGGGAATAGTTGAAGCTGGGTCACTGCCATGTCTATACCCCAGCCTataggaaaaagggaaagagaagctgGAGAGATATATCCCCAGTGTTTTCAAGACCAAAGCCTAGAAATGGCAAACGTTATTTCTATTCACATATTGGTCTAAATTTAATCATATATTGGTCTAAATTTAATCACATGGTCCTATCAAACTACAAAGCAGACTGGGAACTGTAGTCTCTATCTGCATGCCTAGCTAAAACTTGATGACTAAGCAAGAAGGGGGAGATAGATTTAGGAGACAACTAGCAGTGTGTCACACGGTTTACATCTAGTTTTCTGTTACAACATCAAAACTTCTGAGACATCATTATGATAAGAGGAGAAAttcatgttaacatttttatgtaGTGAGGTAAATActatagaaacacaaaaacaaagcatttttCCCCCCTTAGATCTTGCTTTAAGGATAAAAATTACAGATCTATGAAACTATTTGTAGGGCACATGTAAGCCATTAGAAGGTTCTTGGGGATGtccaataatttttatttgatccTTTGTCTCACAGTTCCCTCTATCCTGGTCTGTTACCTGCTTTTCATTCAGTTTTCTGCTTTACTTCAAAGTACAGTCTCCAAAATGgtcttttattgaatattttgagTTGTCTTTCTGAGCCCatacaaaactaaaaatgttttccaattaattgttgcttttatttgttCAAACAAGAGTACGGAAAAAGTCAATGGCATTTATAGAAAGGTACTTCAACCAACCAAAAGTTGGTCAACATTTTTTACACTCATTGGGCCATCTATGTGTAAAATGGCTCATTTTagtaatataatttcatttaaaaatcacaatagtGGAATGTTTTAGTTAAAACCTGAGGAAACAATATTAcaattttacttgaaaaaatttacttccttttaaaaaatggtagcaTCCAAGAGCTTATAGATTTTTTAagtaggctttattttttttaagattttatttttttagagtaatTGTAGATTTACAGCAAAGTTGAGAGGAAAGTCCGGAGTTCCCATATACTTCCTGCTCCCACACATGCATGGCCTCCCTCTTTATCAATATCCCCCACCAGAGTAGTACATTTGTTGCAATTGATTACCCTGCAGTGACACATTATAAGCAcccaaagtccatactttataTTAGGGTTtgttcttggtgttgtacattctacagGTTTCAACATATGTGTAATGACAAGTATCCACTATTgtggtatcatacagaatagtttcactgccctaaaaatcctctgcactctgcctgttcatccctgccaccctcctacccctggcaaccactgatctttttactgtctacatagttttgccttttccagaatgtcatataatcggaaacatacagtatgtaacctttctAGGTAAAGCTTCTTTCACGTAGTAATATGAATTTCAGTTTCCTTGAGATCAAGAGAGCTCAAATATAGCCATCCCCTTTTTTAATAGTCCAGCTAAAAATTTTCACTTGAAGTaatgttttttccatttaaaatattccgATTCCACATCAGATCTAAAGTGAGGCTTTTAAAAGCTTTGGGGATTGATTACTAAAGTTTCTCAAGGAGCTGTTTTCTCCCTGTTGAcctccactattttattttcatacttaATCTCGAAGATTTGCTTTCCTACTAAGGGAATTTCCCATGTAGCATCACTTCATTCTCTTTACAAATCCTATGGTTTATAGatacaaacatacacaaatatacatttatttacaaatatgtatataattttaaattttaagattttagtatatttaaaaaatgacaagaagTTTCCCTTTACCCAACACATCCTTAGCAATTAGGCCTATGGCTGTTGCCTTTTTTATTCATCTTCTGAAAAGTCTTTCTTAAAACAGTTATTAGTGCAGCAATAAGATGAGTTATGACAACAAGTAACAATACCTCCAGTATTTGCTAAAGAAAAATTTAGTAAAGAATCACAATTATTAATCAGTTAATGTCTTATTTGTTTACAAGATTCTGTGTAATgactatattatatattgtattggCATGTCATTAAATTTAATTCATATTAATACAGAGGTAAAGAAgtagaactgtaaaataaaatatttatattatctgTCTGAATTCCAAGTTGAGATACTCATTTCATGCCATGTATTATTTGTTACCAATCAGAAATCATAACGTAGCATAATTTTATGTCTGGGAAATTGCAgaagtttgaagaaaaatatatttcttcttaagtTGTTTTCCTACATTGACATATAATTCTTAAATTCACATAGCATTTTGAAAGAGGtctattcatctgtaaaatagttcAAAACATATACTTCCACTTTACAAATTCACTATTTCAATGTCAATGACAGATGCATTGAACATTGGTCAACAGTTTCAATGGTCTTCAAAGTAGGGCACCGCCACACCTTAATTGCTATGCAAATTGGTCCAGTGGTGTGTGGGGAGAAAATGTTAGAACATATATTTCTTGTTAACTTTTGAAAATCTGATCCATTTAAAATGGCTATTTTTATGAATtcttataatatatacaatattagtACAGGAACACATGTATgttacttataaataaataatggatgtactgcttcttttttcctaataGTATTGCtcagtttaaaaattttgtagACACTGTCTCTAGATATAAACTTCATTGTTCTCTTTTGTATGACTTTTACCTCATACAGTGCTTGACAGAGtagagatgctcagtaaatatttgtgaatgaataatTAATCAGAATGGGTAGAGAAGGGCCCCATGCATTACTTAAATCTGGGAATGCCATGGAAACAGGCCCAATATATAAGTAGGCAGagtaaatggttttttttttttttttttttttgtggtacgcgggcctctcactgttgtggcctctcccgttgcggagcacaggctccggacgtgcaggctcagcggccatggcccacgggcccagccgctccgcggcatgtgggatcttcccggaccggggcacgaacccgtgtcccctgcatcggcaggcggactctcaaccactgcgccaccagggaagcccagagtaaATGTTTTCCAGACCTTTTTTTCAGGACACTTAGACTTAGTGATTGCTGTGATACTGCATTgccccaggaagcacagagccttCTAAAACGCATTCCCCcccatttttaaactttatgcagaataagaacaaaaataaaaacaaataaataaacataagtgGTTGATAGGCTAGAATTCCGTTTGGACTTAATGAAGAGGAGATTAGGGAAGAATTTACTATTGACTCTAAAAATGTGGAAAGGGAGCAAAATGAGGTGTTGACACAGATAGAAAACCATATCTTCTGCTAATGTTCAAAGCCTAAACCTTAAGAaggaatataatttaaatttgttaTAGATCTTTATACCTTTAAGTTTATATGGGTTTCTTAGAGTCTTTAAAATTAAGTAATACGGAGAAATAGAAATTTAGGGGAGAGTTCTTTTTAGAAAGGAATGAGTGACTGCATAGCTTCTCATACAGAAATTATAGCCCTGCTGTTTAGGAGGGAATGCGAGTATTTTCTCAGGCACCTGCACTGTGGTCCTCAGCAAGGTgtaggaaaggaaggaaataagattgCTTATATACAGTTAAACTTGATGATCAAAGCAGAGGACATATGCAAAGTAACTAGAAAGACAGGAGTCTTGGCTGTCCCCAGACTGAATGAATCACCATGTCCAAAGAAAGGCTTGCCAATAAGGTGGGGCTGTTCAGTCAAGGAGCACCCGCTGACCTAGCAGGTGGACTTCATAGTGTTTGATCTCCAGTGAGTCCTGGTATAGTTACGGATGCAGGGAATATTACCAGTGAACTTTAAAGggtgtgtttttgctttttttttttttttttttaaagcaagaccTTCCCCCTTCTGAGGTTCAAGTTAGTGTTTCTGCCTGATCTGATTTCATCCCAACAAGGAGCCTTCTGAACAAAGGTCCTTTTTCTGATTTGGCTGCTCACAAGGGCTCACttacaaggagaaaaatataCTGATTATATGAATTTGGGTTTTTCCTGATTCCTGTGATAGTGGTTTCTTAAACTAATTAAGTGGCTTCTGATGATGTTTGGAGTTCAAGCTGAGAAGGTGACCATGCTGAAGAGCCCAGCAGTCCAATCTAAGAGAGTTCTTACTCTGCATGAACTGGTGTCTTCTTCTAGTTCACATTCATTTTAGGAACCATGAATCTTGCTCAGGTCTTATCATTCCTCAGTGAGgataaaagtgaaatatttggCATTGCAAAATGTTGAAAGGCTGGACTGAATCCAGGATTTGTCTGTCCGATGAACCAGCCTTTGCTTAAAGAACTTAGCTTGGCTACCTCTTCTGTGCTCTCTCTCCCTTACCCGGGAAGGAATTTGAacacaaagcaccaagtcctTTCACCTCTGtgtaaaagaacaaagaaactacaaaaaactTGAAGAATAACTTGGACATGTGTTATGAGTTTTCTTAAAAGGGTGGCACAGTTATTTCACACTGTGCATCATATAGCAagccacccccccacacacatatctATTAGCAGCTCTCCTTCTCCACGTTTTCACCCTTGAGCAgctatttaaaaatgagtttctCTCCCCAGCCTTTCTCTGCAAGTAGTTCTATCACCCACATAGCCTGAATTTCAGTCCTCAGCCCAGACCCTTCCAAAATCCCACCTAACATCTGGCTTGCCCTCTCCTGAGAATAGTGCATTCCTCATGCTGAGCAATCCCCCTGAGATGCTGGAGAAAAAAACCTTTTACCTCAGCTCAGCAGGGAAAACAAAAACCTCCTTAGAAATAGTCTTTGACATGATGTGTCACTTTTGTGTTAAAAATAAGCAAGTATCAGATGGATGATTTCTTACCTTAGCATAGgcacaaattctttaaaaatatgaaaatagcaTATTGAGAGATTGATTATTCAAACCTTTGAATTTGGTAACAAATGACCCTatcacaggaaaaaagaaaagggctttGAAAAGAATTCCAAGGGATATTTGAAAGTATTTagtaatgaagaaataaaagaattgtgtttttttctttttgcggcacgtgggcctctcactgttgtggcctctcccgttgcggagcacaggctccagacacgcaggctcagtggccacggctcacgggcccagccgctccgtggcatgtgggatcttcccggaccgggacatgaacccatgtcccctgcatcagcaggcggactctcaaccactgtaccaccagggaaacccagaattgtgtttatttttgatattacAGAGGTAATTGTTAGAAAAACCTTCCTCTTAATCTCAAGCCATTACCCAGgttactgtagttttatttttttatttttaatttttatttttttgagttcATTCAGTCAAAATTTACTGAGCAGCAGCTGTGTGCCCAACattgggaatacagcagtgaacaagatggACACGATCTCTGCCCTCATGAACTTACAATCTAGCAGCCAGCCAGCCAATTACATCcataattttaacattattattgtAATAAGTGCTCTGAAATAGGCATGGTGCTAAGAGAAGATTTAACAGAAAGTCTTGACCTGCATCAAGAAATCAGAAAAGGTCTCTTTGAGGAAGAAACACTTAGGATCAGCAAGGTGGGAAATGGAAGAGTGTTGTAAGCAGGGAGAACAGCCTGTGTGCCGGCTCTGAGGCAAGAAAACCTTTAGTGAACAGAAAGCCAGGGAACAAAGAGGGGTGATGCAAGGTAGAGGCTGATTTATGCAAGGTCTTTGTATTTAGGACTTTATTCCAAAAGCAACTGGAAGCCACTGAAGAATCTGAAGGAGGAAAGTTAGGTGTTTAGGTTTGTTTTTCAGAGCTCACTCTGCTGTGTGTGGAGGACAGAGTGGAGTTGGGAGGACTGGTTAGGAAGTTATTGCAGCAGTCCCAGACCAGAGGTGATGATAACAGCTTCGAGAAAAGAAGATGGATTCCAGAGATGTTTAGGACATAGAATCTACTTGGAGAGTGActgggtgtgtgaggagagggatgTGTTTCTAGCAAGAGGTACTAAAGTAGGAAACTCTGGAAGAGGGATGAGTTTGGGCAGGTCCCATAGGCACAGGCCCTGTGGCTGGGGTTACAGCAATAGCATATTTGGTTCTCAAATAGTTTAGGGTTTAGTTGAGCAAACGAGATACACATGAAACAACTGCAGGCGGATACAGATGTCTCCACCTCTGTCCATGCCGTTCATAGTCAGCCCCTCAGCACACTCCTCTGCAGCCTACCCAGTGTCTCATAGGGGGCCACCTTCCACAAAGGTGCGCTCACATCTCCCTGCTTTTTTGCCTGCTACTGTCAAGAAATTAACCTGTGATGCTCATTCCCCTTCCCTGCTTAGGTCATAGGGGACCAAATCTGGCCACTGCCCTCCATGGTTGTCCTCTTTTGAACACCAGAAGTTTTCTGACTTAATTAGCACTTCTCTTTACATCACCTCTGTCAAGCCCCTTCTTGTAGAGTCACCATCTGGCAAAGTCGACCCTGTCTTCCTCATCTTCCCTTCAGAGGCCCAGGCTCATCATGAATATACATGCTGTTGCCTCCTTTTTGCTCCCCCTTCTAAATGGTCCCAATCCAAAAGCCCTTTCCCACTCTAATTTTCCTGGAGTCAGTATATACCCACCTCTTTGCCTCAGAAAAGTCAGAGGAAAGTTTTGCTATGGGATTAACCACGAAGTAGCCTCAATAGCTATGACTCAGCTGACACATAgccttccctgtgtcctctctGCCACTGCAGAACTCTGCTATGTCCCTTGCAAAGACAataactaaaaaaacaaaacaaaaaagcacaaaacaaaaaagcacaaaacaaaaaagcacaaaacaaaacaacaccacAGCTGACTACACAATAGGCCTGTAGGTTCCCATTGTGCAGTGAGCCTGGTCATTGAGAAGAACATAGACTTTGGAATTGGGAAGACCTGGGTTTGCAATCTGGTTACTAACTGGTGTGCCTTTTGTGCTATTATATCTTACTAAGCTTCAGaatatttatctgtaaaatagttgTAATGGTCTTATGGGTAGTTGTATTAAATGAGGTATATAAAACACATAGCATAATATCTAGCCTGAATTACCTGGTGACCATTCACTTCCTTCATTCCTCTTGGGTTTCAGCTGCCAAATACTGTTCAGAAGAGAGATTAGCCAGTTTTATATGGCCAGTGATAGACATTTCCTATTCCTGTCTTTGTAAATCCCATCTTCCTGCAGCCACCCCATTTCCATCATTGCCAGAAAAGTTCTTCCATCCCTCATCCCTGTGTTggacttctctttctcttactaTTGAAAAGTTCTGCCTGAGCTCTCTCTGACTATCCTCTTCTACATCTCCCTGatctaagatattttattttcttgtatcaGTCCTAAAAATTAATTCACTTCTAGCATTCTTCCTAACTTTCTCAGAGTCAATTGTAATTAACCCGAGGAATAGGACCTGTACACTTCAGTCGGGCATGGGAACCTCAGGCCAGCTCCCAGAGCAGAATGGAGGTCTAGGTCCAGGTACTGCCCTCCCCTGATCCCCACCTCTTTTCCTACAGGGCACAGAAACAGCTAAACTCAAAATATGTCTTGAGCCTACGTGAGCATACATCTCCCTTTCTGTAGCTCTGTGAGGTCATCATTGAAGTACAGCAGTACTGCAGGTGTGTAGAGTGTACTATCCATATTGAGATAATCAAATTCTTCCTCCTCATTCCAGATGCCATTCTCTTCCAGGGTATAATCCATGTCAGGTTCTCCCCTTCATATTTCCATGTGTAGCTGGCAGCATGTGCAGCATAGGGGAGATAGCTGTGTAGGATTTCCCACATTGATTCCCGGGCCCCCACCTCCGGTGTGTGCTCTTGCGATGTGAGCGTGTTAATGATGCAGGTATTCCGGGTCTTGGCAGACAGCCGCCCCACCTCGTAACGCGACCCCTGCCACCAAGGCTTCCCGAAATCATTGGCCCAGTCTGAAAGGGGCAGCTGAGGCGGCACGTGCAGAAAGCAGCCCCGGGGGATGCGGTATCTCAGGGAACCGGTCAGCGGATCTGTGTGCTTTGCCGATGTCTCTGGTGTCTGGATCAAACCAGTGGCTGATGTCCTGGCCCGCAACTTCCACGATGGGTTTCGGCAGCAGGTCTCCCTTGTACTCCTGTAATAACAGCGTTAGGTCGTACATGTTTCCCAGGTAAGACAACCCAGAGGTCTTCCGGCTGGTTATGTTGGGCCACCTCTGCTGGCGTGAAAGAGTGACGCTGAAAATAGTCAAAGTCTGGCCCGGCCACTAGGCCCCGGCGTGGCATGGCTCTTGCTCTATCTGTCACCGACTCCTTTAGTAGCTTCCTCGCTTTTCAGCACGCAGTCACTGCTGCATCCTCCCTCTCGTCCAGGAGCTAAGGTGAGCGCGTTTATCCACTCCAggttactgtattttttaaaaatatatttaatttggaGGTCTTTTATATTTCTGACATTATAACTGTACTATGAGTTCATTGTACataattttttccccccaactttagagatataattgacatatggaCTTggacatacatgtatatattgcaaaatgattaccccATAGCATTAgctattgcaaaatgattaccccatagcattagctaacagcttcatcacattacataattaccatttcagttttgtggtgagaatacttaagatttactctcttagcaactttcagaggtccttgtattttgtttttacccTATTCTAGGGAAAACCACTTGGCTAGACTTGGCCCAATGTCAAGCCATGTGATGCTACATTTCTTggaacttcattttcttcatctgtaatgtAGGATTAATATTTGCCCTGCTATGGAGATTAAATGATATTATTAATATATGTGTAATAAGGAAAATtttaacaactgataccacagtcCTTCCTAGGGAGAAAGTTAAGGGACACTTGCCTATATGCTAGAACATAAGGTGAGAGTTTGAGTTTTTTTACCCTCAAAATTATTTATCCCTCCAAAAAAGACAGCAACCTTACATTCAAATCTCATAGGACATTATTTCAGTAGTATCATGTTGGAGGACAAAAACTATTTGCGGGAAGATCAGCCTGAAACCACTTCAATCAATGTTAATTTCAGTTGTTTATAAAGGTCACTCAAGAGAATTGGTTACAAAAAAGGACACAAGGAAATTTAACCCAGCTGTAATCATTATTCCCCAGTACAAGCTCTCACTTGCAAGTGTTGAATGTCATTGTAAATACGGCTTAAAGGtcaatttaaaaagcagaaaattaagTGGTTACATTATGGAGAACATAAATAACAGGTTGATTTTTATGGCTTGGGCTGACTGGATTCAGTATGCTGTACTTCAAATTAGTTAGAAAGAAATGAACTTCATgtgttttagagaactgtgttaGATGACTCAACAATGGCTCTATTGATGGCAAAGACACCTATGTCAAATATGAAGAatttgtttcccccagttctgtggagctcctgcactcaagccctgctggcctttaAACGCAACTGCTTTGGGGATTCCTCCTCCGGATGCCAGACCCTCAGACTGGGGAGCCTCATGTGGGGCTCAGGACTCTCACTTTTGTGGGAGAAACTctgcagtctcttcaataaatggtgctgggaaaactggacagctacatgtaaaagaatgaaattagaacactccctaacaccatacaaaaaaataaactcaaaatggattaaagacttaaatgtaaggccagacccataaaactcttagaggaaaacataggcagaacactctttgacataaaattgcagcaatatcttttttgttccacctcctagagtaatgaaaataaaaacaaaagtaaacaaatgggacctaattaaacttaaaagcttctgcacagcaaaggaaaccacaaacaaaatgaaaagacaacccacaggatgagagaaaatatttgcaagcgaagCGACCagcaaaagattaatctccaaaatatacaagcagctcatgcagctgaatatcaaaaaaacaaacaacccaatcaaaaagtgggcagaagatctaaatagacacttctccaaagaaggcatacagatggccaaaaagcacatgaaaagatgctcaatgtcactaattaacagagaaattcaaatcagaactacaatgaggtatcacctcacatgggtcagaatggccatcatcaaaaaggctatgaacaataaatgctggaaagggtatggagaaaagggaaccctcctacactgttggtgggaatgtaaatcggtgcagccactatgaagaactgTGTGGAGGTTCctataaaagctaaaaatagaactaccgtattatccagcaatcccactcctgggcatacatctggagaaaaccatactttgaaaaggtacctgcaccctaatgttcattgcagtgctatttacaatagccaggatgtggacgcgacctaaatgtccattgacaggtgaatggataaagaaggtgtggtacatatatacaatggaatattactcagtcataaaaaaagaatgaaataatgccatttgcaacaacatgaatggacctagagattaccatactaagtgaagtaagtcagacagagaaagacaaatatcatatgatgtcactcatatgtggaatctaatttttttaaaaaagaaaagaaacaaatgaacttatttacaaaacagaaacggacttaCAGGTattgaaaagaaacttatggttaccaaaggggaaatgttgcAGGGAGAGATGACTCAGAAGCctgggatgaacatatacacacactactatatataacatagataaccaacaaagacctactgtgtagcacggggaactctactcagtattctgtgataagctatatgagaaaagaatcttagaaagaatgaatatatgtacatgtataactgaatcactttgctgtacacctgaaactaacacaacactgtaaatcaactatactccaattaggAAAAAAGCAATATAGGTCCTCTATAATGCATTCTTTTAAGTATGATTGTGTGATTAAATTGATAAATTCAATAATGTAAGAAGACATATGACGGGTTCTTCTATATCaatcatttatatacatatttaagttGGCTAAAAACTCTTTAAAGGGGATCTTCTCTTTTGGAAAATACATTCTTGGGTCTCTTATGTTCAGGCATATTTAGTATCTTGG
It encodes:
- the LOC109549841 gene encoding LOW QUALITY PROTEIN: cytochrome b5 domain-containing protein 1 (The sequence of the model RefSeq protein was modified relative to this genomic sequence to represent the inferred CDS: inserted 1 base in 1 codon; deleted 2 bases in 2 codons) yields the protein MPRRGLVAGPDFDYFQRHSFTPAEVAQHNQPEDLWVSYLGNMYDLTLLLQEYKGDLLPKPIVEVAGQDISHWFDPDTRDIAKHTDPLTGSLRYRIPRGCFLHVPPQLPLSDWANDFGKPWWQGSRYEVGRLSAKTRNTCIINTLTSQEHTPEVGARESMWEILHSYLPYAAHAASYTWKYEGENLXMDYTLEENGIWNEEEEFDYLNMDSTLYTPAVLLYFNDDLTELQKGRCMLT